TCCGCGGGGGGACACCACAGCATCGGCATGCACAGAGAGGGCCTCCCCATGTGGAGCCTCCACGGCTCCTCCCTCTCAGGATGGACTCCTAAGAAGCTGTCACAGCCCCACAAAGACAACACAAAACACGTTTGAATGGCTGGACCGCATGTGTGTGCCGATGACATTCGTCTGGAGTCGAGATGACAAACGCACGAACACGGACAGAGAGGTACCTGGGAGTGCAGGCGATGATGTCACAGGGACTTTCTGTCAGTTTAAACCAACTGTAGCTTGtgaatatttgtatattttctttatctgatgtcaaaaacatctttaactgtaaaaaaaaaaacaacaacaaacatttaataaaattcttgTGACCTTCTTACTGTTCGTGACGTaaagaaacaactttttcaGTGGGTTTCCTGAGATAAGCCGCAGTCTTTGGTTCCTCTTTCCTTTCCTCAGTCCTCAGTATTTAAAAGCGAAGACAAGCTCCTGCttgagcagagagagagaaataaaaaccgCTGGTGAGGCAGCGTTATCTCTGTTATCTCCACACTGGGCTGAAGAGAACAGCAGACCACAAAACTACCAGCAAGTACCCGGGCATAAAGAAAGtcattcatatttattaaacaatttagACAAAAAACTGCAGATATATTGATGGCTGGAACTGTGTGTATCACAACTATCATCCTCATTTTTGGTGTTGGAAGTCAAGCTCTGGATCTTCTCAAAGCAACTTCAGTTTTAGGAGGTGAGTCTGGATTtgactgatatatatatatatatatatatatatatatatatatatatatatatatatatattgttatttcTCTGTGGGTTAGGATTACATAATGTCTCATGGGTCTTTGTTTTGATATTGCTGTTGTCCAAACAATATGTGGTGCTCTGGCTTGTCTGGTGATCATGCTGTTTATGCATCTAAACTGTTCATGTATTTAACAGTGTATGCTACACTCGCACTGCCACGGCTTTAATTTCCCAtagcatgttaaaaaaaaagagtcaaaagaaaaaaatctcaccaTGATCTTACCTACTGAAAAGGTAGtactgtttttttatgtcataaaatcagaatagggaaaaaataaagacaaaaacctcttaacaaattttatttgtcttgtagATTGTGTGCCAAAAtctatgtattttaataaaaactgagaagatacattaataattaaaccagtgcagctaaaaaaaatgtattagcACACAATCACAAGACAATCTCAAAGTAAAGGTACCTTCTTAGCCTCTCTACTCTGTTTTATGACCATTTCTTAATGTTGGTGTTAGCAAGTGCTACTAGCGGCTAAAAAAATAGTTCTCTAGTGTGAACTAAAATGATTAAGGAATTCTTCtgacattattattttacaggGAAGCTCACCATATTATCGTTTCCTATGTTGAAATTTTTAAGAGATTTAATGAAAATCAATCTGTTAACCACAAAATTAGGTCCCAATTTGTGACCCATCGTTTGctaaaaaacaccaaatttctCTGCCTGCAGTATAAACCTGCCCAGCATCTAGATGAGAGGAATGATCCGCAGTTTTCTAGTTTGTAcctctttaaataattaaaaatgttcttcgTGTCTTCTTGTGGTGGAGTTTCTACATAGTAGCTGTGAGTTAAATAAAACCCTTTCATGTGGCAACatgagacaaacagaaagagaaagaaaaacagaaaccttaCCAGGGGGTTtgctgatgaaaaaaaagactgaaatctactttttttttctggttcagaTCCTCCCTCCACTCCCAAAGTGCACTGCTGGTGTTCCAGCTATCCCAACGTGACGTTTTGCTCCTGGCCAGAACCTTTGCCCTCCCGTCCAACCCAGTACATCGCCACCTACAGGTAGACTGCAAGCATGTTTTGGCTCttccagtaaaaaaataaatacaataaaaaaataaaaaagcataaatcCTTAGGTATATCAATATGTCCTCCCCACAGTGAGCGAGACAGTACCGCTGACCCAAAGAAGTGCCACCTGGTCCCACCCGGCTCTTCATCCTGCGCTCTGAACACAGAACCTCCGTCTTCACTGTCTGAGCAGGTAGGAGTGGAGCAGGGGGTTTCCACAGCCACCACAGCTGTTCTTAGATTAAATGAAACCCAAACAGGCTTGTTCATCTGCAGAAAGCATTACACTCTGCCACAGGGTCACAgagtgaaaataattttccaaacattccagagtcaaaaaaatatatatatctaaaaaaatccctcatcagatttttgattaaaagtttttgGGAATTCTGAGGGTCCGTAAATTAGATGCAAGTCAATGTTTAAGAGTGACCGCCACGAAGCCCCGATTCAGTTTAATAGACAGATTATGGAAAGAGTTGAAAAGGTTTGTGAATCAAGGTTGCTATTAGTTCTGTCAAGAGAAATGGgccaaaattacagaaaactgcGTGGAGAATGTTTTACCCAGTTTATGTAGTTTAAAAAGCAATCCTGCCAAACATTAGAGAAATATATGTAATCTCCAGAAACTAAACGAAATATAAAACatactctgtgtttttttaatgtaaatatctaCATCTGAACTCTCACCTgtataggcctgtcacgatagcaaattttgctgaacgattaattgtctcaaaaaactattgcgatagacgatagtattgtttgaagacctttttacactgatttaatggaaatgacgtaataatgcatgcaatttcctgccaaagatggatgcactttattttcaaaagaacacccaacactggaacttataaacaaaataaacaaaacaaccaaaaataaaaataaaattgattctcagtctccattaacaaaaatgtacttgaataaaaacgaaataacataaagccaaagtgtaaataaatactgcattcaaccaaaagagtgcagattatgaagtctgtttaccatattgcccttcagtaatcattagatttaaatagagaagacgGGCACATCTGActgatgcaataaaactttgatcgttctaagattgtggcttgtgatcatcctgtagtgtgtggtgtgttatggtagatcgttgtggccgctccgatctaaatcaggggttttccccgctgggattgttaacgcagcctgttgaatgtgacaggtagccaatcagaaagcgcagattctcctcctgctttctcaggggaaattaccgaggggaatcccaaacagctgacacggcgcaacccgaagtccagcggacattggagatgatatgtggaaccaacattaatgtttataaaacattttgtacaaagaatatagaaacaacgaggggaggagttggagcgaaatcgctacgttgatgaacccggtaacttttcagctgttcttcgttaacgtgacataaataagttctaatgattttcattcagtcaggacgttacgctgacactagagccacatgcgttgcaggtagattgtagtaaagcattgattaatgcctggttttaaaattagttagctggacttgtagccattatgttgtgcccactgtcggcacatcgaacccgatcgaaccattatacctaggatttctgtcggctaatgtgtgatctcagattttgaaaatgggccgacaatcgaccgacagcactaagatggtgtcgtgtgcgctgggcattacactaaggaaatgaggaaggagGATCAAGAGTTGAGCCtcttttcatttagcgtcatcaacagaaagagaaaaaggctggaagagacgataacggcgataattaaaatgacgtagatagttttaatttatcgtacgattaatcgatttttcgtttatcgtgacaggcctacaccTGTAGTTAGAGTGTTGCATCAAATCGTCACAGTTCCAAATATATCTctctatattttttcttttcttttttgcagctCTGGCTCTGTCACTTGCCCAACCTGAAACTTCTCACTGAATACATTCTCAACATCACAGCGGTTCATTCTGGGGGAAGCAGCTTTCATCTAACAAGTTTCATGCTGGAGGATATTGGTGAGAGGAAACATTTGTGCTGGGCGTGACAAGTTTATGTTccatctgcagagaaaaataaagcagaagttttaaaactttacatcaCATTTTGGTCATACTATGAAACAGGCCATCTTTATCTATCATCCATGAAATTTCAAGACTCGTCTCTCTCCACAGTGAAACCAGATCCTCCTGTAGATGTCCGGGTTTCCCCGCTTACTACCAAACACCTGCTGGTGGAGTGGTCTCCTCCTCCCACCTGGACAAGCACGGACATCTTCCCTCTGAAGTACCAGATACTGTACCAGTGGGAAATTAGGGGCAGCCCAAAGTCTATTAACGTAAGTTAACATAAGTTCATCATCGCCACATGCTGGGTAAAAGACAGCAACATGCTGACACATATCTTTTGTGGAAGTTGACGTTGCCTCAAGGCAACCACATGAGCTCCTAAAATTCCCCTCGTTTCCAAAATCTACAGACTTGCTCAGTTTTGTAATCTTTTCAACATTTGCTAAACCTGTGGTTGAAACAATTACACTGCGGTCTTGAGGAGTAGGAGATATAAATAAGAAGTTGCAgttttgtctgtattttgtgaataattatttgattcCAACTCTTCTAAATCCACACATTAACAGATGTTCCCGCCCAGATTGTCATTACAACTCTGTTAATTCCAGTCACATGCCTATGCTAGGCGTGTTTGTTCAtctacttttcttcttttcttaatCACTGTGTGCATATACTTATTTACATGTTGAAAACCCCACCAACTAGATACTTATGTAAAATGTCAGCACCTTAAGAACAAGTTGGGACAGACGTTAAACccatttttctgtgtgtggaAACTTGGCAAATAAAGCTGATTCCAATACATTTAAAGCGAATTACTAAACAGATCAGTCAGTCTGCGAATAAAAGCATTGAAATATGAAGTTACATCCTCAActattaaaaatgaacacaatgtggcacagcaaatttatttaccaaaaaaaaaaaaaaaaagtaaaacagaaaacgggGAAGGATTAGCTTGCAGCAACAGACATTTAATAATTCTGTTATTAACTAACTCAGTGACTTTtaggttttagtttatttggtttattatataaagaaaaagactaaaatgaTTGCCCACAATGGTAtcactgtttattttgtgaGAGTTATTTAGTgtgatttttcagattttctggaAATCCCATTTCAgacaatttgttgttttctgtttgtttttttttccattttgctgtAACCAGTTCATCTTCCGGCAGTATGGATCTGGAATGAAGATTAATGCTGCTTAGCTACATTGtcttcatttaataaaataaagttgcagAATCATAACAAACCTAAATCAGATGTTCATAAGTCCTTGAAGGAAGAATAAAACCCATTTTAATGTGCTAGATCTGCAATAAGCCATCAAATAACTCAGGAGTAATTCTTCAGAGTGAACACTTTCCCATTTTGACATGGTCAGTGGTCTAGTCAAATCATCATATATGCCTCAGTGAGAAAGTCCCAATCTTTCTGCACACGCAAACATCAATGTTGCTGCAGAGTCATGCTGTTCCTATACAAAAGCGGTTTCAGTTTCGTTATTCTTGATGTGTGATTATGTGCTGACATGCAGATCAGTGTGAGATCCGTTTGTTTGTGCAACATAACAAGACCACATGTGGTACTGCAGAGAAATAGCTTGATTTTATCTGACACTTTTTGACTGacttgttctttttcttcagctggGTCCGTTTGAGAAAACCAAGGCCGAGCTGAAGGGGCTGATCCCAGGGAGGACCTACCAGTTCCAGGTGTGTGCTAAGGAAATGCTGGGCCTGGGGCAGTGCAGCGACTGGAGTTCACccataaaaatcacaatacCAACAACAAAACTATAGGAACTTTCCCTCGCTTTCATTTTATAGGAGGCAGGTTGCTGCAAACCGACATGCAAGAAAATACTCTGTTCTTTATTTATGACCGATGCAACTAAGAGTTGTTGATGTTCCGTTTTATTtatgctaaaatgttttaataatatttgcACAGTGCAGaaattccatttatttttgtatcttgTTACGGTTGTCACATTGCTCGAACTGAAAAGggaatgtttaaaacagaataaaaacaagattgcACAAAGTATTTTCCGAGTCCGGTCAGTCAGTCGGCCACATGCACCACCAGCGGGGTAACAAACTCAGAGTGCCTGATGCCCATGCTGAAGGACGGGGACTTGTGGAGATGCCCGTAGGTCCTTTCTGGGCTGTACGTTCCTGGACCCGGAGCGGCAGAGGAGTGGCTGAGCCTCTTGGTCCGGCGCTGCATGGTGAAGGAAGGCTGTCGCTGCCTGTAGATGTCCGGGTCGGTGCTTCTGTACTGCCCCGGTCCGGGTGTTTTGGAGAGATCCTCGGACGGAGCGCCGGCGGTCCTCCGGCCTGAGAAGCTGTAGCTGGCGCTGGCAGGTTTGTGGGGGACTTGGGGACCCAGAAGTCCAGGAAGAGTGTAGCTGGTGGATTTGAGACAAAGTTATTCAGGTCGGGAAAAACACGATGTTTGAGTTGAATAATAAGGTTGTTGAGGGTAACTATTAacactttggaaaaatattccaaGGTTTTTCCCGGTATTCATCAGGAGATTACATTTATGACCATTTTGAAGGATATGGTCTGAGTCCAAGATGAATTTCTTTGACGGTTTGGTGACTATTTTTCATTAATACCAAAACTACAATCCTCCTCTAATCAGTTCAAACAGCTGCAAGGCAGCTGTGTTATTGTGGGATATAAAAACCTTTcccaaaacaatgtttttacataGTCATCATTTGTGCGCTTATTGGGACGAAACcatgtttgaaatgaataataatttacGCCAGCTGCTTGGTATCAATGGAATAACTTAAAAGCCACTTGTGACTATTTCCaaaccagaaagaaaagaaatctgaaaataatccaGCTAAGGGAAAACAGAGGAGTGAGCTTTTGTGCGGTGCCGTTTGCACGCACGTTACCTCATAGCTGCCGCATTTGACTCCGTGTTTTCAATGTGCTGCTCTCACCTGTTTGGCGCTGGAACAGGATCCACAGTGCGGTACCTGGTCCGCTCGCCGATCGTGTAGGACGGAGGCCTGCGGTGAGCGTTCAGAGGCGGCGCCCGCTCTGGGCTGTAGGCCCCCGGACCCGGAGTCTGGAACAGCTCATCTGTGAGCGGGAAAACAGTGTTGATACGAATCACtcaacagagagagaaaaaccaaaaacaacctcAGAAGCTGcagtctttaaatatatatatatacatatatattcacACCTCTTAAagtatttcacattttgccttTGATATCATTGTATTTCACTGGGATCAAATTACGTGGGGAtgtttgtgaagtggaagacaaattatacatggttttctcttctttgttttttgcaaacttATTCCTGAAAAGGGTAGCATGGGTTGACATTCTCCTCACCTGTCTTCATTAGTAAAACCGCCTTTCGCTGCTATTAAAGCTGAATCGACTTTTTAGTTTTCCTGTACCAGCTGTGTGCATCTCCAGTCCTTACAAAATAGCAGAAGCTCTGTCAGAACATCTTTAGGGTGTCACTTAACATCAGTTATCAAGTCTTGGGGCttgagtggcccagtcaaaggtCGTacctttgactgggccactcttATACACTGATatgctttaatctaaaccatTACATAATCTAGGGCTTTTTGTCCTGCTGGTTCGGTGAACCTTCAGCGCAGTATCAAgtattttgtgatttctttttccagGATTACCCTGCATTAAGGTCTATCTTctcatccccacagcatgatgccgccACCGCCACATTTCACCGCTTAGATAACGTCCTCAGGCTTGAtctacagtttttgtttctcagcACACAAAGAGTTTTGCATGTAGGCCAAAAGGTTTCGCTTTAGACTCGCCTTCCTGTCTGGTGGCGGACTTGAACTGGGACTTCTTCTTTTCTCAGTAACAGCTTTGTCCTcaccactttgttttatttacaaaggaCAGATTTGTTATTGAACAGCCTGACGGTTTTATCTCCTGtactgtggatctctgcagccgATCCAGAGTTACCAGAAGTCTCTTGTCTCCTCTAATTTATACTTTATCTAATCACATGAATGACACAATTTCCTGTTGCTCATCTGGTAAAAAccacttcctctttctgtttccaGAGGAAAATAAAGCGATTTGTCTGACGCTTTCCCGAGTGGCAGCCTTTCACTGATTTCTTTTCACCTCTCTTTCCGATTCGTCTGCCTCTTCCTGACATGGAGTAGGACGGTGTCTGTGTCCGACCAAACCGGGTGAGCTTGTCCCCGACGTAGTACCTCGGTCCAGGGCTGGAGTCAACAGATATcactataaaatataaaaacgcTCCTTTACCTCACTCTGTTACCGTGGTTATCACTGTAATAGATGCTTTTAAAACACTGGAGCATTAAATgactaattttattattaaatttgttgCTAAACTTTGCTTCCTGCAGCGAGATTTAAGGCCCAAACTTACTGGCAGTGCTCATGCGGCCGTGGAAGGAGTACGCAGGGCTGCTGGGCTTGGTGAAGTCATGGTTGATGTATCCGACTGTAGGGGGCAGAGCATAGCGCGCGGGGCCCGGTCCTGACAGGTGGGGTCAGGAGTAAAGGTGGAAGAGGGAAGAGGAGAGTGGTGAAAGTGATGCGACGGCTTCCAGCTCCGAGCATCGCTGCCGCCTCCGCGCCCGGCACGCTGTGGCTCCGGCTGCATTGCTTCTGATCATTCCCATCTGGAGCcctttgacttatttttctaTGGTTATGCATTTTAACATTCTTCCTCTGTTGTTTTGGAAATGGATTCCAAACAACGTCAGGATCTCAAATCAGAAAAGGAGCAGTGACATTGTGATGCTGTGAAAGATTTCACAGCAAAACCCGGTTCGGCCCTAATGCAACCCATGTggatgcaaacacacacacacacacacacatctatgcgtagctatctttgtggggactttccattgccttccattcatttctacagcctaaaccttgcCCTTACCCTTTTCCTAACCCCAACCTTAtcccaaaactcaattcacaccttagtcctaaatctgatctctgacccaaaaacagtgttttcccttgtggggaccaagcttcagtccccacaaggagcagcaGGTCCCCACAATGCGGCATGTGTCAGGAAAATtatccccacaaggtattacaaacaaacacacacacacacacacacacacacacaggcatatAGATTTCTCCAACTGACCTCTTTCCCTGGCAGAGATTATTGGTCGTTTCCTCACCACCTCCTCCATGCTCCTCCAGCCTCGTCCTCTTTCCTTCTGGCGCTAGAAAGACACATCCTTTCCTTTTGCTCTCTTTCGAGGCGAGTCGTGGCCTCCCATGTTGAATTATTCATGACCTGGAGCGGAGGAAATCCTATCTTGACCGTAGGCTCGTAAGTGTCCGCAACTTGCTCTCCACACCTTCTTTTCTCCAAGGCTCTCACAGAACAAATGGTCGCCTCCACCGAGAGAAATATAAAGTTGAAATTCAAGGAACTGAAAGAAAACGAGCCTAgataatttgtacattttgacaCCTAACACCCGAGTTACACCCAGGGTATATGGGGGATTTTATACAATAGAGGGGGAGAAAAGTGAtact
This is a stretch of genomic DNA from Gambusia affinis linkage group LG16, SWU_Gaff_1.0, whole genome shotgun sequence. It encodes these proteins:
- the ebi3 gene encoding interleukin-27 subunit beta, whose product is MAGTVCITTIILIFGVGSQALDLLKATSVLGDPPSTPKVHCWCSSYPNVTFCSWPEPLPSRPTQYIATYSERDSTADPKKCHLVPPGSSSCALNTEPPSSLSEQLWLCHLPNLKLLTEYILNITAVHSGGSSFHLTSFMLEDIVKPDPPVDVRVSPLTTKHLLVEWSPPPTWTSTDIFPLKYQILYQWEIRGSPKSINLGPFEKTKAELKGLIPGRTYQFQVCAKEMLGLGQCSDWSSPIKITIPTTKL
- the odf3l2a gene encoding outer dense fiber protein 3-like protein 2a; protein product: MEEVVRKRPIISARERGPGPARYALPPTVGYINHDFTKPSSPAYSFHGRMSTAMISVDSSPGPRYYVGDKLTRFGRTQTPSYSMSGRGRRIGKRDELFQTPGPGAYSPERAPPLNAHRRPPSYTIGERTRYRTVDPVPAPNSYTLPGLLGPQVPHKPASASYSFSGRRTAGAPSEDLSKTPGPGQYRSTDPDIYRQRQPSFTMQRRTKRLSHSSAAPGPGTYSPERTYGHLHKSPSFSMGIRHSEFVTPLVVHVAD